From the genome of Pseudomonas sp. AB6, one region includes:
- a CDS encoding alkene reductase: MPSLFDPLNIGTVCAPNRILMAPLTRGRATREHVPTELMIEYYSQRASAGLIITEATGISQEGLGWPYAPGIWNDEQVHAWKQVTDAVHQAGGHIDLQLWHMGRIVHPSFLDGAQPVSSSATTAPGSAHTYNGKQPYALARPLSIEEINRLLDDYAQAAKNAMAAGFDGVQVHAANGYLIDQFLRDNTNFREDEYGGSIENRIRLLVEVTQRVADTIGAERTGVRLSPNGDSQGVNDSNPQALFGAAASALDKIGIAYLELREPPFNGTFGKADQPPIHPVIRKAFSRALFLNSDYSFERAQAALAAGEADGIAFGRPFLANPDLPYRFANGLPLNADVMQTWYSQGPEGYVDYPTAED, encoded by the coding sequence ATGCCATCTCTTTTTGATCCGTTAAACATCGGCACCGTCTGCGCGCCAAATCGCATATTGATGGCACCGCTAACTCGTGGTCGTGCGACCCGTGAGCACGTACCCACCGAATTGATGATTGAGTATTACTCCCAGCGAGCCAGCGCCGGTTTAATCATCACCGAAGCAACTGGCATCAGTCAGGAAGGTTTAGGCTGGCCGTATGCGCCAGGAATCTGGAACGACGAGCAGGTTCATGCTTGGAAGCAAGTTACAGACGCTGTTCATCAGGCGGGCGGGCATATTGATCTGCAATTGTGGCACATGGGTCGCATCGTCCATCCAAGCTTTCTCGACGGTGCTCAGCCAGTTTCATCGTCGGCTACAACGGCGCCGGGCAGCGCACATACCTATAACGGCAAACAACCCTACGCATTGGCCCGGCCGTTGAGTATTGAGGAAATCAACCGCTTACTTGATGACTACGCCCAGGCTGCTAAAAATGCTATGGCGGCAGGGTTTGATGGTGTGCAAGTGCACGCTGCTAATGGCTACCTGATTGACCAATTTCTACGTGATAACACTAATTTTCGAGAGGATGAATACGGCGGGTCGATAGAGAACCGCATTCGTCTTTTGGTTGAAGTTACTCAGCGAGTCGCCGACACAATTGGCGCCGAGCGCACTGGAGTGCGGTTGTCGCCCAACGGGGACTCCCAGGGTGTCAATGACAGCAATCCGCAAGCCCTGTTTGGTGCCGCAGCGTCTGCCCTCGACAAAATTGGTATCGCTTATCTAGAGCTGCGCGAGCCGCCATTCAATGGCACCTTTGGCAAAGCTGATCAACCACCTATTCATCCGGTGATTCGCAAAGCCTTTAGCCGCGCGCTGTTTTTGAACTCTGATTACAGCTTTGAACGCGCCCAGGCTGCGCTGGCAGCAGGCGAAGCCGATGGCATTGCTTTCGGACGTCCGTTTCTTGCCAACCCTGACTTGCCGTATCGGTTCGCCAACGGCTTGCCACTGAATGCTGACGTCATGCAGACCTGGTATAGCCAAGGGCCTGAAGGCTACGTCGACTATCCTACAGCCGAAGATTGA
- a CDS encoding sensor domain-containing diguanylate cyclase codes for MTHRIACIPPQHLFSINLRRLIITLALLSAALTLVNSLYASYRVQRQLLIDNTLEANRTYATKLANSTDVFLIAARQQLAYSAALLSDQLENKQLVQSEVRRLQLQTNSFNSVVIVNEQGWIVALSPDLFAGKQKMTKTPGAAEALAKQLPLISQPYISVAGNLLVFISHPIVDQTGHYFGYIGGTLYLKKKSILNDLLGEQYYHDGSYLYVVDQNRRLLYHPDPSRVGQIVHGNPVVDAVIRGENGKKRLINSQGISMLAGYANVPSAHWGIVAQKQTQATLAALNNLMLDVLRNTLPLGILGFIIVWWLARLISRPLLQLAESAQEMQMPGAAGRIERVKPWYYEAAQLKRVMLVGVRLLHAKIGLLTSEAQTDSLTGLYNRRVLESSLERLETEKTPFAAVAVDIDHFKRVNDNFGHGVGDQVLKRLGELMRVNTRDNDVLCRVGGEEFLILLPNSSPEVALRVSERLRQHVESSMFVSAGHITISLGIAHWPHSSSNVNEVLKLADIMLYTAKQSGRNQVVSAPANPSNRNLVS; via the coding sequence ATGACTCACCGGATAGCCTGCATACCACCCCAACATTTATTTAGCATCAATTTGCGCCGCCTTATTATTACTCTGGCACTTTTAAGTGCGGCGCTTACCTTGGTCAACAGCCTTTACGCCAGTTACCGTGTCCAACGTCAATTATTGATCGACAACACATTGGAGGCAAACCGTACCTACGCCACCAAGTTGGCTAACAGCACAGACGTATTTCTCATCGCGGCCAGGCAGCAACTGGCCTACAGTGCGGCGCTGTTAAGTGACCAGCTTGAAAACAAACAGCTAGTGCAATCGGAAGTACGGCGATTGCAATTACAGACGAACAGCTTTAATTCAGTCGTGATCGTGAATGAGCAGGGCTGGATAGTGGCGCTCTCGCCTGATTTATTTGCTGGAAAGCAAAAAATGACGAAGACACCCGGCGCTGCTGAAGCATTGGCCAAACAGCTACCCCTCATCAGTCAGCCCTACATCTCGGTCGCAGGAAATTTACTGGTATTTATTTCTCATCCCATTGTCGATCAGACGGGCCACTATTTCGGCTATATCGGCGGTACGCTGTACCTCAAGAAAAAAAGCATTCTCAACGATCTTTTAGGCGAACAGTATTACCACGATGGTTCTTACCTGTACGTGGTGGATCAGAACCGCCGCCTGTTGTATCACCCGGACCCTTCAAGGGTGGGTCAGATAGTGCACGGTAACCCCGTGGTCGACGCGGTGATTCGCGGCGAGAACGGCAAGAAGCGGCTGATTAACAGTCAGGGCATCAGTATGTTGGCTGGCTATGCCAATGTGCCGTCAGCGCATTGGGGAATTGTGGCGCAAAAGCAAACTCAAGCGACGCTGGCAGCACTCAATAATCTGATGCTTGATGTGCTGCGTAACACGCTCCCGTTGGGAATTCTCGGTTTTATCATTGTGTGGTGGCTAGCACGCCTAATTTCACGTCCACTGCTTCAATTAGCTGAAAGCGCTCAAGAAATGCAAATGCCCGGAGCGGCAGGGCGGATTGAACGCGTAAAGCCTTGGTACTACGAGGCGGCGCAACTTAAGCGCGTTATGCTGGTGGGGGTTCGTTTACTGCATGCAAAAATTGGTCTACTCACAAGCGAAGCCCAAACGGACTCCCTCACCGGTTTATACAATCGTCGTGTTTTGGAAAGCTCTTTAGAGCGACTGGAAACTGAAAAGACTCCATTTGCGGCGGTGGCTGTAGACATAGATCACTTCAAGCGAGTGAACGATAACTTCGGGCACGGTGTGGGCGATCAAGTGCTCAAGCGGCTTGGCGAGTTGATGCGGGTCAATACACGAGACAACGATGTTTTATGCCGAGTTGGGGGTGAAGAGTTTTTAATTCTTTTACCTAATAGTTCACCGGAGGTGGCCCTACGAGTTTCTGAACGTTTGCGTCAACACGTAGAGAGCTCGATGTTCGTGAGCGCGGGTCACATCACTATTTCGTTGGGAATCGCTCATTGGCCGCACAGTTCATCCAATGTCAATGAAGTCCTGAAGCTGGCAGACATTATGCTCTATACCGCTAAGCAATCCGGCCGAAATCAAGTCGTTTCAGCTCCTGCAAATCCGAGTAATAGAAACCTGGTTTCTTAG
- a CDS encoding GNAT family N-acetyltransferase gives MIHIRPMTASDFEGFWPTFQAIVSAQQTYAYEPATTQEQALQLWFHTPLHTLVAEEDGVLLGSYYLKANAAGPGSHVSNCGYMVSEVARGRGVARQMCEHSQQLARESGFSAMQFNSVVVSNEVAVALWHSLGFETVGRIPRAYRHKQLGLVDCLVMFKWLANPVKKSFPEQARLIGRKNIESVVSRPRRG, from the coding sequence ATGATTCATATCCGCCCCATGACCGCCTCCGACTTCGAGGGCTTTTGGCCGACCTTTCAAGCAATCGTCTCTGCCCAGCAGACCTATGCCTATGAACCTGCGACAACCCAAGAGCAGGCACTACAGTTGTGGTTTCACACCCCGCTACACACTTTAGTAGCCGAAGAGGACGGTGTATTGCTCGGCAGTTATTACCTCAAAGCCAACGCTGCAGGCCCGGGCAGTCATGTCAGCAATTGCGGCTATATGGTCAGCGAGGTAGCCCGTGGGCGTGGAGTCGCTCGACAGATGTGCGAACACTCACAGCAATTGGCGCGTGAAAGCGGCTTTTCGGCCATGCAATTCAACTCGGTGGTGGTCAGCAACGAAGTGGCCGTTGCGCTATGGCACTCGCTTGGATTTGAGACAGTCGGACGCATACCCCGCGCCTATCGGCATAAGCAGTTGGGGCTGGTAGATTGTCTGGTGATGTTCAAATGGCTCGCGAACCCTGTAAAAAAATCTTTCCCGGAACAGGCCAGGTTAATCGGTCGCAAGAACATTGAATCCGTCGTTTCGCGCCCGCGCCGGGGTTAG
- a CDS encoding MFS transporter, which translates to MNLQHRHTWGLAFALCLITLAVNLQAPLYTTYAQLSGYGAGATAVAFSGYVLGVLPVLLALGGLADRVGRKPLILTALSLSITATIIMLLWPNLMALSLARLLLGVGTGLASATGTAYMTELMATGDARAPAHWVTASTSLGFGLGAALTSLFLLSHDSVRPGSFWLQLALACLAIVVVVRLPDSIVKIKKTPLLRLPTFPAGSLPYGFSILLAWATVGVVIALLPSVLATHDLERWSGLSTFTVISGGILFQPLVRRMQPANATGLGLLVLPLSYALLAWGALSGSLVAVLIGALAASSSCYGFIYLGGLSAVTTMAGANKVRANAGFFLLAYVGFSIPVILTGLMADYFGAHIALLVFGLFLLLGATTVGIIIIRDKAYVAKGCGNGRSTAMTAAQAAIMTNVPINTLRIPK; encoded by the coding sequence TTGAACTTACAGCATCGACATACGTGGGGCCTGGCTTTTGCTCTTTGCTTGATAACCCTCGCGGTAAACCTTCAGGCACCCCTGTATACGACCTACGCGCAGTTGTCTGGCTATGGGGCGGGCGCTACTGCGGTGGCTTTTTCTGGTTATGTGCTGGGAGTGTTGCCGGTTTTACTTGCCCTCGGAGGGCTGGCTGACCGGGTGGGACGCAAACCGTTAATACTAACGGCACTGAGTTTATCAATAACGGCGACAATCATCATGTTGCTATGGCCAAACTTGATGGCACTGAGTTTGGCGCGACTGTTGCTGGGCGTAGGAACAGGGCTCGCCTCGGCTACCGGCACTGCCTACATGACAGAATTAATGGCAACCGGGGACGCGCGCGCGCCAGCCCACTGGGTCACGGCCAGTACGTCCTTAGGCTTCGGATTGGGGGCGGCGTTGACCAGCCTGTTTCTGCTCTCGCACGATAGCGTCAGGCCGGGTAGTTTTTGGCTGCAGTTGGCTTTAGCCTGCTTGGCGATCGTCGTGGTTGTGCGACTGCCGGACTCTATTGTGAAGATCAAAAAAACACCGTTATTGCGCCTGCCTACATTTCCCGCCGGTAGTCTCCCCTACGGTTTCTCTATTTTGTTGGCGTGGGCGACAGTAGGGGTGGTTATCGCCCTATTGCCTTCGGTGCTTGCAACCCATGATCTGGAGCGCTGGTCGGGCCTGTCTACTTTCACGGTGATTAGCGGGGGGATACTTTTTCAGCCCTTGGTCAGGCGCATGCAACCTGCTAACGCCACGGGGTTGGGACTTTTGGTATTACCCTTGAGCTACGCATTGTTGGCATGGGGCGCTCTCAGCGGCTCTTTGGTCGCGGTATTGATTGGCGCATTGGCCGCCAGCAGCTCGTGTTACGGATTTATATACTTGGGCGGCCTCTCGGCGGTCACGACGATGGCCGGTGCAAACAAAGTTCGCGCCAATGCCGGTTTTTTTCTATTGGCGTATGTGGGATTCAGTATTCCAGTCATTCTCACCGGTTTAATGGCCGATTACTTCGGTGCCCACATTGCGCTGCTGGTGTTTGGGCTGTTTCTATTACTGGGCGCGACCACGGTAGGAATCATCATTATTCGAGATAAAGCCTATGTCGCCAAAGGCTGTGGTAACGGACGAAGTACCGCCATGACCGCCGCGCAGGCCGCCATCATGACAAACGTGCCGATAAACACCCTTCGCATACCGAAATGA
- a CDS encoding PAS domain-containing methyl-accepting chemotaxis protein codes for MRNNLPVTGRAIKLPDDANILSTTDGASLITYVNPDFIKFSGYSEAELLGQPHNIVRHPDMPTLAFKHMWATLNAGHSWMGLVKNRCKNGDHYWVSAYVTPIRKNGKTVEFQSVRTAPTTAQIEAAEKLYVRLRNGRGSISRWLRLGLGAKISLLVCSLIALGTFGLDSMLSIPPYVSFMQAALNCALSYIAIAFVLGPLRSLARQTRELADNPVSQILYTGRTDEIGQIQFALLTAQAETGAVIGRIADASDRLGGCAKNLLDEIHASNRLTVEQQVETDQIATAITQMAASIQDVARNAQSAASAAEKAGNETRFGQQLVSDTSRMITALEIEIHQATHVIYALENHSNDISHVLDVIGDITAQINMLALNAAIEAARAGDQGRGFAVVADEVRSLAARTQQSTADIQQMISALQDGTRAAVSVMEQSRDHAQLSVSQARQARESLGGIGRGVHEITEMNMQIAAAVEEQGAVSEGINRSVSNIRDAADLSVSTSQNNHDNASEALRLTSALHELTKQFWAKLH; via the coding sequence ATGAGAAATAATTTACCAGTAACTGGCCGTGCAATTAAACTTCCAGACGATGCAAATATTCTCTCAACCACCGATGGCGCCAGCCTAATCACGTATGTGAACCCCGACTTTATTAAGTTTAGTGGCTACAGCGAAGCGGAACTGCTAGGCCAACCCCATAATATCGTTAGGCATCCGGACATGCCCACGTTAGCGTTTAAGCACATGTGGGCGACATTGAATGCTGGACACTCCTGGATGGGACTGGTTAAGAATCGTTGTAAGAACGGCGATCATTACTGGGTCAGTGCATACGTCACACCTATTCGAAAGAATGGCAAAACGGTTGAATTCCAATCAGTGCGCACAGCACCTACCACGGCGCAAATCGAAGCAGCAGAAAAACTTTATGTACGTTTGCGTAATGGCCGAGGCTCGATCAGCCGTTGGTTGCGTTTAGGATTGGGCGCAAAAATCTCTTTGCTGGTATGTAGCTTGATTGCCCTTGGCACCTTTGGTCTCGACAGCATGTTGTCCATTCCGCCGTATGTTTCATTCATGCAAGCCGCGCTCAATTGTGCATTGAGCTATATCGCAATAGCCTTCGTACTCGGTCCCCTCCGGAGTTTGGCGCGCCAGACACGGGAGTTGGCGGATAACCCGGTGAGCCAGATTCTTTACACGGGACGAACGGACGAGATCGGTCAGATTCAGTTTGCGTTGTTGACCGCTCAGGCGGAAACCGGTGCTGTTATCGGTCGTATTGCCGACGCCTCTGATCGGTTGGGAGGTTGTGCAAAAAACCTGCTTGACGAGATCCATGCAAGTAACCGATTGACTGTCGAGCAGCAGGTCGAAACTGATCAAATCGCCACCGCGATCACTCAAATGGCGGCCAGCATCCAAGACGTCGCGCGCAATGCTCAGAGTGCTGCCAGCGCGGCGGAAAAAGCCGGCAATGAGACTCGCTTCGGACAGCAATTGGTAAGCGATACGAGCCGCATGATTACCGCTCTGGAAATTGAAATCCATCAGGCCACTCACGTGATTTATGCGCTTGAAAACCACAGCAATGATATTTCCCATGTCTTGGACGTGATTGGGGATATCACTGCGCAAATAAATATGTTGGCTCTCAATGCCGCCATCGAGGCTGCACGTGCAGGGGATCAAGGACGCGGTTTTGCAGTGGTCGCCGATGAGGTGCGCAGTTTGGCTGCGCGGACCCAGCAGTCAACCGCCGATATTCAGCAAATGATCAGCGCGCTGCAAGATGGCACACGCGCTGCGGTAAGTGTCATGGAGCAAAGCCGTGACCACGCACAATTAAGCGTTAGCCAAGCCCGCCAGGCAAGGGAGTCCCTTGGGGGCATCGGCCGTGGTGTCCATGAAATTACGGAAATGAACATGCAGATTGCGGCGGCGGTAGAAGAGCAGGGTGCAGTGAGCGAAGGTATTAACCGCAGTGTTTCTAACATTAGAGACGCTGCTGATCTGAGCGTCAGCACCAGCCAAAATAATCATGACAACGCAAGTGAAGCTTTACGGTTGACATCTGCACTGCATGAATTGACCAAGCAGTTTTGGGCGAAGTTGCATTAG
- a CDS encoding Gfo/Idh/MocA family oxidoreductase yields MQPIRLGLVGYGKIAQDRHVPAILANSAFQLLAVATLGQACPGVANFSSLEEMLKQLPSLDAIAFCTPPQGRYALVRAALAAGKHVLVEKPPCATLGEAMALVEQVRDLGVSGLFAWHSRFAPGVEAAREWLSSRTLQSVQIDWKEDVRKWHPGQAWIWQPGGLGVFDPGINALSIVTHLLPLPLFVESAELRVPSNCQSPIAALLRLSDSNHLDIKAEFDFDHGHGELWSIEIRCIEGTLRLYNGGASLTIDGVAQSVADEGEYEAVYRHFEQLIQRKTSDLDLQPLRLVADSFFIGSRKSVEPFYD; encoded by the coding sequence ATGCAACCGATTCGTCTCGGTTTGGTGGGCTACGGCAAGATTGCTCAGGATCGACACGTACCAGCGATTCTCGCTAACTCTGCATTTCAACTGCTTGCAGTCGCAACCCTGGGGCAAGCATGCCCAGGAGTTGCGAACTTCAGTTCGTTGGAGGAAATGCTCAAGCAATTGCCATCGCTAGATGCCATCGCTTTTTGTACGCCGCCTCAAGGCCGTTACGCGCTAGTGCGTGCCGCCTTGGCTGCGGGAAAACACGTTTTGGTTGAAAAACCGCCCTGTGCCACCCTGGGGGAGGCAATGGCATTGGTGGAACAAGTTCGTGACCTGGGCGTAAGCGGTTTGTTTGCTTGGCACTCGCGTTTTGCCCCGGGCGTTGAAGCGGCACGCGAATGGCTATCGAGCCGTACTCTCCAGTCTGTACAAATCGATTGGAAAGAAGATGTGCGCAAATGGCACCCCGGCCAAGCATGGATCTGGCAACCAGGCGGCTTGGGTGTGTTTGATCCGGGTATTAATGCGTTATCCATTGTTACTCATTTATTACCATTGCCCCTGTTCGTTGAGTCGGCAGAGTTGAGAGTGCCCAGCAACTGCCAGTCGCCAATTGCTGCGTTGTTGCGTTTGTCAGACTCAAATCATCTGGACATTAAGGCCGAGTTTGATTTCGACCACGGGCATGGTGAGCTCTGGAGTATTGAGATTCGCTGTATCGAAGGCACACTGCGGCTGTACAACGGCGGGGCGTCTCTGACCATTGATGGAGTGGCTCAATCGGTAGCTGACGAAGGAGAGTACGAGGCCGTGTACAGACACTTCGAGCAATTGATTCAACGGAAAACCAGCGACCTTGACCTTCAGCCTTTACGACTGGTGGCCGACAGCTTTTTTATAGGCAGTCGAAAATCGGTGGAGCCGTTTTATGATTAA
- a CDS encoding IS3 family transposase (programmed frameshift), with the protein MGKYSTQFKRSAINAFLERGQGFRHIAAQFQMDPTLLRRWVAAYELHGEASLQGRMKEHGPEFKLSVVQHMEREKLSFRQTAAIFNLGNSTQIGRWQQQYYSGGIEALTSGKKGPRNVMPKPPAKPRKPAVLTDEERAHKELLDELQYLRMENAYLKKLGVRRGGDEAGQRSEEKAWVVTELRSDFPIDALLKLVGLARSTYYYQVKVLAAGDKFAPLKASIQTIQDQHKGRYGYRRMTATLLKGGWIVNSKTVRRLMAELNLKCTVRAKKYKSYKGPEGQVAPNTLARQFEADQPNEKWVTDVTEFKVAGEKLYLSPILDLYNGEIVAYQTDTSPRYALVGNMLEKALKRLPEGAKPMVHSDQGWQYRYHIYRNRLEEMSLEQSMSRKGNCHDNATMESFFGTLKSEFFYRERFDSVAQLEAGLDEYIHYYNHERIKMKLNGLSPVAYRTQAA; encoded by the exons ATGGGTAAATATTCAACGCAGTTCAAGCGGTCCGCCATCAATGCTTTCCTTGAGCGCGGTCAAGGTTTTCGTCACATAGCCGCTCAATTTCAGATGGACCCTACGTTGCTCCGTCGTTGGGTGGCGGCCTACGAGCTGCACGGGGAAGCCAGCCTGCAGGGGCGTATGAAGGAACATGGTCCCGAGTTCAAACTGTCCGTTGTCCAGCACATGGAGCGTGAGAAGTTGTCATTTCGGCAAACGGCTGCGATTTTCAATCTGGGCAATTCAACGCAGATAGGCAGATGGCAGCAGCAATATTACAGTGGCGGCATCGAAGCCCTGACGTCAGGGAAAAAAGGCCCACGTAACGTTATGCCAAAGCCCCCCGCCAAGCCCCGCAAACCGGCAGTGCTCACCGACGAAGAGCGCGCCCACAAAGAGTTGCTCGACGAACTTCAGTACCTGCGCATGGAGAACGCCTACCTAAAAAAGTTA GGTGTTAGGCGAGGAGGCGATGAGGCGGGACAAAGAAGCGAAGAAAAAGCCTGGGTAGTCACTGAGCTGAGGAGCGATTTTCCAATCGACGCCCTGCTCAAGCTGGTCGGCTTGGCACGCAGTACTTACTACTATCAGGTCAAGGTACTGGCTGCCGGGGATAAATTTGCTCCGCTGAAAGCCTCTATTCAGACTATCCAGGACCAGCATAAGGGCCGCTATGGCTATCGCCGGATGACCGCCACGCTGCTCAAGGGCGGGTGGATAGTGAACAGCAAAACGGTACGCAGGCTGATGGCCGAACTAAACCTCAAGTGCACGGTGCGAGCCAAGAAGTATAAATCGTACAAAGGCCCTGAGGGGCAGGTAGCACCTAACACGTTGGCTCGGCAATTCGAGGCCGACCAGCCGAATGAGAAATGGGTGACCGACGTTACCGAGTTCAAGGTAGCCGGTGAAAAGCTCTACCTGTCGCCGATACTGGACTTGTACAACGGAGAGATCGTGGCGTACCAGACAGACACCAGCCCTCGCTACGCCTTGGTGGGCAACATGCTGGAAAAGGCGTTGAAGCGCTTGCCAGAGGGCGCCAAACCGATGGTGCACTCGGATCAGGGCTGGCAGTACCGCTACCACATCTACCGAAATCGTCTGGAAGAAATGAGCTTGGAACAGAGTATGTCGCGCAAGGGTAACTGCCATGACAATGCCACGATGGAGAGCTTTTTCGGCACACTGAAATCAGAGTTTTTCTACCGGGAGCGCTTCGACAGCGTTGCTCAGTTAGAGGCTGGACTGGATGAATACATCCATTACTACAACCACGAACGTATCAAAATGAAGCTCAACGGCTTGAGTCCAGTGGCATACAGAACTCAGGCCGCGTAG
- a CDS encoding glycosyltransferase family 39 protein produces the protein MKLQRNYELGEALYSHQLEGTRRSSLSTHSLWIHALWLVPILALASIARFYGLIQTAIWCDEGSSLLMSQYSPAQTWYHSAHDVHPPLYYLILHAWMNIFGNGIFSIRAMSALPGIATVGLAVWLMRLITTPRAAVLGGMLLALMPIAVRYSQEVRMYSLMGFWLMGATVALVYWVKNPNRHRYLVIYALLMTASFYTHYFTCLCVLAHWFYLLALRCKSEDKLKLISRPAWWVTNIAIVVLYAPWIPSLLGQLTHLDQLRVGGDVGWIPPVTLDSLPSAIWQFLTLKDGTDVWFALYVLVPLAIAAIAIMVVVQDRSHYRFNGLLVAYTFLPLLVIFAVSFVTPLLVERYLMFSAIGLPLVLAVAIDQLERRFRFLAIGLLVAVLGIEMVGLKNDYSVDNDQFDVLVSYVNQNFVAGDRIVVSDLFWYFGYVYYNKTGVQPLLYTPSLPDGTSGRPNAYGFGTLVDEHADKIYVDRLQVMPKGTGRVWLVSGSYQPDEFRSIPSDWSKEQELKVGDTEVRLYSIQ, from the coding sequence ATGAAGCTACAACGAAATTATGAGCTAGGGGAGGCCCTCTATAGCCATCAGCTAGAAGGAACCAGACGCTCGTCACTATCGACCCATAGCCTGTGGATACATGCGTTATGGCTCGTCCCGATTTTGGCATTGGCATCTATCGCGCGCTTTTACGGTTTAATCCAGACGGCTATCTGGTGTGACGAAGGCTCCAGCCTGCTAATGAGTCAGTACTCACCTGCGCAGACTTGGTATCACAGCGCGCACGACGTTCACCCTCCTTTGTATTACTTGATACTCCATGCCTGGATGAATATCTTCGGCAACGGTATTTTTTCGATTCGCGCCATGAGCGCTTTACCCGGTATCGCCACCGTAGGACTCGCGGTCTGGTTGATGCGCTTAATCACAACCCCCAGGGCGGCGGTGCTAGGTGGAATGTTATTGGCCTTGATGCCCATTGCCGTGCGCTACAGCCAAGAAGTGCGGATGTACTCTCTGATGGGTTTCTGGTTGATGGGCGCGACCGTGGCCTTGGTTTATTGGGTCAAAAATCCCAATCGGCACCGTTATTTGGTCATCTATGCGCTGCTGATGACTGCCAGCTTCTATACGCATTACTTTACCTGCCTATGCGTACTGGCCCACTGGTTCTATCTGTTAGCACTGCGCTGTAAGTCTGAGGACAAACTCAAGTTGATCTCGCGGCCAGCATGGTGGGTGACAAACATCGCAATTGTGGTGTTGTATGCGCCGTGGATTCCTAGTTTGCTCGGGCAGTTGACTCACCTCGATCAGTTGCGCGTAGGCGGCGATGTAGGCTGGATTCCGCCTGTCACCTTGGACTCTTTACCGTCTGCAATCTGGCAATTTCTGACGTTAAAGGACGGTACTGACGTTTGGTTTGCGCTTTATGTATTAGTGCCGCTGGCAATCGCGGCAATCGCCATCATGGTTGTCGTGCAAGACCGCAGTCACTACCGGTTTAACGGGTTACTGGTGGCGTATACCTTTCTACCGCTGCTAGTGATTTTTGCGGTGTCTTTCGTTACACCACTGCTGGTCGAGCGCTACTTAATGTTTTCTGCTATTGGCTTACCTTTGGTGCTGGCGGTTGCTATTGATCAGCTCGAACGACGCTTTCGCTTTCTGGCGATTGGCCTGTTGGTCGCGGTATTGGGCATTGAAATGGTCGGCCTAAAGAACGATTACAGCGTAGACAACGATCAGTTCGACGTTCTGGTCAGCTATGTCAATCAAAACTTCGTTGCGGGGGACCGCATTGTGGTTAGCGATCTGTTCTGGTATTTCGGCTACGTTTATTACAACAAGACCGGCGTACAGCCCTTGCTCTATACGCCTTCGCTGCCGGACGGTACTTCAGGACGTCCAAATGCCTACGGCTTCGGTACATTGGTCGACGAGCACGCGGATAAAATCTACGTTGATCGCCTGCAGGTTATGCCCAAGGGTACGGGGCGAGTATGGCTGGTCAGTGGAAGCTACCAACCCGATGAATTTCGCTCGATCCCAAGCGACTGGAGCAAAGAACAAGAATTAAAGGTAGGTGATACCGAGGTTCGCTTGTACTCGATTCAATGA